One Cellulosimicrobium protaetiae genomic region harbors:
- a CDS encoding 3-hydroxyacyl-CoA dehydrogenase, producing MRIEGTVALVTGGASGLGRATAEGLVAAGAQVVLADLASSDGFVVADALGDAARFVPTDVTSEDDVARALDAADDLGGARVVVSCAGIVHAQRVIGKSGVHALDAFRRVVDVNLVGTFNVVRLAAERMLALDPLGPDGPDPEGEERGVVVQTASVAAFDGQVGQAAYAASKAGVAGLTLPLARDLAQHRIRVMTIAPGIFRTPMMASLPEAAQESLGAQVPHPSRLGRPEEYAHLVRAIVENPMLNGEVVRLDGAIRMAPR from the coding sequence ATGCGGATCGAGGGCACGGTCGCCCTGGTGACGGGAGGGGCCTCGGGCCTCGGGCGCGCGACGGCGGAGGGCCTGGTCGCGGCGGGCGCGCAGGTGGTCCTGGCGGACCTCGCGTCGTCCGACGGCTTCGTGGTCGCCGACGCGCTCGGTGACGCCGCACGGTTCGTCCCCACGGACGTGACGAGCGAGGACGACGTCGCGCGCGCGCTCGACGCGGCGGACGACCTCGGCGGCGCGCGCGTCGTCGTGAGCTGCGCCGGGATCGTGCACGCGCAGCGCGTGATCGGGAAGTCCGGCGTGCACGCCCTGGACGCGTTCCGGCGCGTCGTGGACGTCAATCTCGTGGGGACGTTCAACGTCGTCCGCCTCGCGGCGGAGCGCATGCTCGCGCTCGATCCCCTCGGTCCGGACGGGCCCGACCCCGAGGGGGAGGAGCGCGGCGTCGTGGTGCAGACCGCGTCCGTCGCGGCGTTCGACGGGCAGGTCGGGCAGGCCGCCTACGCGGCCTCGAAGGCGGGCGTCGCGGGCCTCACGCTGCCGCTCGCGCGCGACCTCGCGCAGCACCGGATCCGCGTCATGACCATCGCGCCGGGCATCTTCCGCACCCCGATGATGGCGTCGCTGCCCGAGGCCGCGCAGGAGTCGCTCGGCGCCCAGGTGCCGCACCCGAGCAGGCTCGGGCGGCCGGAGGAGTACGCGCACCTGGTGCGCGCGATCGTCGAGAACCCGATGCTGAACGGCGAGGTGGTCCGCCTCGACGGCGCGATCCGGATGGCGCCGCGCTGA
- a CDS encoding TetR/AcrR family transcriptional regulator, whose product MSTPDPARRNETSRRAVLVATLDLLQEVPYARLSIEGIATRAGVGKQTIYRWWPSKAAVLFDAFLLLSEAGEGEAPMLPDTGDLRADLTAVLRATVAELNDPRLAEPMRALATEVAHDEALAAAYHERLDAPLREAKRARLRSAQEAGELSADLDLDVAADIIWGPVLNRWLQRSCPLNDEYVDALVDTALRGMQRRAEAS is encoded by the coding sequence ATGTCGACCCCCGACCCCGCGCGCCGCAACGAGACCTCACGCCGCGCCGTCCTGGTGGCCACGCTCGACCTCCTTCAAGAGGTGCCCTACGCGCGACTGAGCATCGAGGGCATCGCGACGCGCGCCGGCGTCGGCAAGCAGACGATCTACCGCTGGTGGCCCTCGAAGGCCGCCGTCCTGTTCGACGCGTTCCTCCTCCTCAGCGAGGCGGGGGAGGGCGAGGCGCCGATGCTCCCCGACACCGGAGACCTCCGGGCCGACCTCACCGCCGTCCTCCGGGCGACCGTCGCCGAGCTGAACGACCCCCGTCTCGCCGAGCCGATGCGCGCGCTCGCCACCGAGGTCGCGCACGACGAGGCGCTCGCCGCGGCGTACCACGAGCGCCTCGACGCCCCGCTCCGCGAGGCGAAGCGCGCGCGGCTGCGCAGCGCGCAGGAGGCCGGCGAGCTGTCGGCCGACCTCGACCTCGACGTCGCGGCCGACATCATCTGGGGTCCCGTGCTGAACCGGTGGCTCCAGCGCAGCTGCCCCCTCAACGACGAGTACGTCGACGCGCTCGTCGACACCGCGCTCCGCGGGATGCAGCGGCGCGCCGAGGCGTCCTGA
- a CDS encoding FadR/GntR family transcriptional regulator encodes MRRVGLIDQAAARFREEVISGRWPVGERIPTEVALVSEFGIGRNTVREALQSLVHAGLLRREQGRGTFVISRSELTGTLERQLAGGSRRHYLELRLALDSTAAALAAASRTDADVALLRELRDRREAAWSDDPDARASADLDLHRAIVEATHNPLYVTLYSSMLDVFAVHMRDDESGDVDAAHRRHHELVEAIADADADRAAASVAAIMDPFLR; translated from the coding sequence ATGCGTCGAGTAGGGCTCATCGACCAGGCGGCGGCACGCTTCCGCGAGGAGGTGATCTCCGGGCGCTGGCCGGTCGGCGAGCGGATCCCGACCGAGGTCGCACTCGTCTCGGAGTTCGGCATCGGGCGCAACACGGTCCGCGAGGCCCTCCAGTCGCTGGTGCACGCCGGCCTGCTGCGCCGCGAGCAGGGCCGCGGCACGTTCGTCATCTCCCGCTCCGAGCTGACCGGCACGCTCGAACGCCAGCTCGCCGGCGGCAGCCGCCGCCACTACCTCGAGCTGCGCCTCGCCCTCGACAGCACCGCGGCCGCGCTCGCCGCCGCGAGCCGCACGGACGCCGACGTCGCGCTGCTGCGCGAGCTGCGCGACCGCCGAGAGGCGGCGTGGTCCGACGACCCCGACGCGCGCGCGAGCGCCGACCTCGACCTGCACCGCGCGATCGTGGAGGCGACGCACAACCCGCTGTACGTGACGCTGTACTCGAGCATGCTCGACGTCTTCGCCGTCCACATGCGCGACGACGAGAGCGGGGACGTGGACGCGGCGCACCGCCGCCACCACGAGCTCGTCGAGGCGATCGCCGACGCCGACGCCGACCGTGCCGCCGCGTCGGTGGCCGCCATCATGGACCCGTTCCTGCGCTGA
- a CDS encoding glutathione peroxidase, with protein sequence MSLYDIPFDAMDGTTHTLREHSDDVVLVVNVASRCGLAPQYATLEAMQEKYRDRGFTVIGFPSNQFLQELGTNEAIQEFCSLTYGVTFPVVDRVRVNGRHAHPLYQELKKAEDAEGKAGRVTWNFEKFVVVPGGEVHRFRPRTLPDDPAIVDLVETHLPR encoded by the coding sequence ATGAGCCTGTACGACATCCCGTTCGACGCCATGGACGGGACGACGCACACCCTGCGCGAGCACTCGGACGACGTCGTGCTCGTCGTGAACGTCGCGTCGCGGTGCGGTCTCGCGCCGCAGTACGCGACGCTCGAGGCGATGCAGGAGAAGTACCGCGACCGCGGGTTCACCGTCATCGGGTTCCCGAGCAACCAGTTCCTCCAGGAGCTCGGCACGAACGAGGCGATCCAGGAGTTCTGCTCGCTCACGTACGGCGTGACGTTCCCGGTGGTCGACCGCGTGCGCGTCAACGGCCGCCACGCCCACCCGCTGTACCAGGAGCTGAAGAAGGCCGAGGACGCCGAGGGCAAGGCCGGTCGCGTCACGTGGAACTTCGAGAAGTTCGTCGTCGTGCCCGGCGGCGAGGTGCACCGCTTCCGCCCCCGCACGCTGCCCGACGACCCGGCGATCGTCGACCTCGTCGAGACGCACCTGCCGCGCTGA
- a CDS encoding VOC family protein — protein sequence MTTTVRHVQVTFDCAQPERVARFWCEVLGYVPPSPPDGFDTWDDANAALPPEQRDAWFACSDPTGVGPRLFFQRVPEGKVVKNRVHLDVRVGTGLVGAERLATLVAERDRLLALGATCVRVMVADEENESCIVMQDVEGNEFCLD from the coding sequence ATGACGACGACGGTCAGGCATGTCCAGGTCACGTTCGACTGCGCACAGCCGGAGCGTGTCGCCCGGTTCTGGTGCGAGGTGCTCGGCTACGTCCCGCCGTCGCCCCCGGACGGGTTCGACACCTGGGACGACGCGAACGCCGCGCTCCCGCCCGAGCAGCGGGACGCATGGTTCGCGTGCAGCGACCCGACCGGCGTCGGCCCGCGGCTGTTCTTCCAGCGCGTCCCCGAGGGCAAGGTCGTCAAGAACCGGGTGCACCTCGACGTCCGCGTCGGCACCGGGCTCGTGGGTGCCGAGCGCCTCGCGACGCTCGTGGCAGAGCGCGACCGGCTCCTCGCGCTCGGCGCGACGTGCGTGCGCGTGATGGTCGCGGACGAGGAGAACGAGTCGTGCATCGTCATGCAGGACGTCGAGGGCAACGAGTTCTGCCTGGACTGA
- a CDS encoding SDR family NAD(P)-dependent oxidoreductase encodes MRHASPSPRTWFITGASRGLGHALAVAALERGDQVVAAARTASADAFDARHHDRVLALTLDVTDKGAVDAAVAAAVERFGRLDVVVNNAGTLSMGMVEEFTEAEARAQLEVNFFGVLWVSQAVLPHLRTQGSGHLLQVSSIAALGGFPSTGLYSASKFALEGMSEALAAEAASFGVKVTVVQPGGYWTDLYTSMASTTPAEPYAPLRAELERQWADGSVDSDPRLAAEAMLTLVDSDDPPLRLLLGSMVYDVAQHVTAQRLETWAAWEQVSRAAEQAVAQPAAAPSS; translated from the coding sequence TTGCGCCACGCCTCCCCCTCTCCCCGCACGTGGTTCATCACCGGCGCGAGCCGCGGCCTGGGGCACGCGCTCGCCGTCGCCGCGCTCGAGCGCGGCGACCAGGTCGTCGCCGCCGCTCGGACCGCGAGCGCCGACGCGTTCGACGCCCGGCACCACGACCGCGTCCTCGCGCTGACGCTGGACGTCACCGACAAGGGCGCGGTCGACGCCGCGGTGGCGGCCGCCGTCGAGCGCTTCGGCCGGCTCGACGTCGTCGTGAACAACGCCGGCACCCTGTCGATGGGCATGGTCGAGGAGTTCACCGAGGCCGAGGCCCGCGCCCAGCTCGAGGTCAACTTCTTCGGCGTCCTCTGGGTCAGCCAGGCCGTGCTGCCGCACCTGCGCACGCAGGGCTCCGGGCACCTGCTGCAGGTCTCGAGCATCGCCGCGCTCGGCGGCTTCCCCAGCACGGGGCTGTACAGCGCGAGCAAGTTCGCGCTCGAGGGCATGAGCGAGGCCCTCGCGGCGGAGGCCGCGTCGTTCGGCGTGAAGGTCACCGTCGTGCAGCCCGGCGGCTACTGGACCGACCTGTACACGAGCATGGCCTCGACCACCCCGGCCGAGCCGTACGCGCCCCTGCGCGCCGAGCTCGAGCGCCAGTGGGCCGACGGGTCCGTGGACAGCGACCCGCGGCTCGCCGCCGAGGCGATGCTCACGCTCGTCGACAGCGACGACCCGCCGCTGCGCCTGCTCCTGGGCAGCATGGTCTACGACGTCGCTCAGCACGTCACGGCCCAGCGCCTCGAGACCTGGGCCGCGTGGGAGCAGGTCAGCCGCGCCGCCGAGCAGGCCGTGGCCCAGCCTGCGGCGGCGCCGTCCTCCTAG
- a CDS encoding uridine kinase has translation MEPVTEDVLVDRVVDLVLGLPRGGAPGPDGAVRLLVDGHPSTHPEALADLLVAPLRAAGRPVVRVRVRDFWRPASLRLEHGREDPDALLDAWIDVAGLNREVLDAVGPGGSGRYVPSLRDPATSRSTRAAYVDAEPGLVVVLDGALALGRGLAVDLAVHLALRAPTLARRTAPEDAWTLDAYARYEREVRPAEVADVVARVDDARHPALVMR, from the coding sequence GTGGAACCGGTGACCGAGGACGTCCTCGTGGACCGGGTCGTGGACCTCGTCCTCGGGCTCCCCCGCGGCGGCGCACCGGGGCCCGACGGCGCGGTGCGGCTCCTCGTCGACGGTCACCCGTCGACGCACCCCGAGGCGCTCGCGGACCTGCTCGTCGCCCCGCTGCGTGCGGCCGGACGACCGGTCGTGCGGGTGCGCGTCCGGGACTTCTGGCGCCCCGCGTCGCTGCGGCTCGAGCACGGGCGGGAGGACCCGGACGCGCTGCTCGACGCGTGGATCGACGTGGCAGGGCTCAACCGCGAGGTCCTCGACGCCGTCGGCCCGGGCGGGTCCGGGCGCTACGTGCCGAGCCTGCGCGACCCCGCGACGAGCCGGTCCACGCGCGCGGCGTACGTCGACGCGGAGCCAGGGCTCGTCGTCGTGCTCGACGGCGCGCTCGCCCTCGGCCGCGGGCTCGCCGTCGACCTCGCCGTCCACCTGGCGCTGCGCGCTCCGACGCTCGCGCGCCGCACCGCGCCCGAGGACGCCTGGACGCTCGACGCGTACGCGCGCTACGAGCGAGAGGTGCGCCCCGCGGAGGTCGCCGACGTCGTCGCCCGGGTCGACGACGCGCGGCACCCCGCGCTCGTGATGCGCTGA
- a CDS encoding alpha/beta hydrolase produces the protein MTTRAVRAATSSLAAILLLGGLPAVAAAGPGGDSPSSAGGAPSGVAATGPTAVGQVDAPVPQIAWGPCEGDGVEAFECASVEVPTDYDNPQGRTTTIGLTRLPATDADARIGSLFTNFGGPGGPGVETLHLLGGSLFDDDVLARFDVVGFDPRAVGTSDPATCFRDAERESAFLAGLPAFPVDDREEIRYLGQMAAFGASCTVFSGDRIAHSSTANVARDMDLLRQAVGDEQLSYVGYSYGTVLGATYAALFPDRVRAMVLDGTMDVDAWSGVGSRELVGARIGQAAGATETFDEFARLCGEAGQTGCALASLGDPAEVVEATYAALREAPVDVPMPDGTSVPIGYPDTVALVFQYLYEPVAWGDLDLTLASLAVLSGAVEPPPAPEQQPRATSTLPSLGELLRRAGFAEDYASVGGALASLCVDTTTPGRPWEYPAKVDALDAQYPHFGRFRGWVGVQCEFVPVEDRDAFTGPWDQTTDAPVLVVGTRFDPATPYGFTQPYADRWPDARVLTVEGWGHTIIGKSACADAAVARYLVDLDATDGATCAQDVVPFQGPSVPLGEAMRLPVT, from the coding sequence ATGACGACACGAGCTGTCCGCGCCGCCACCTCCTCGCTGGCGGCGATCCTCCTTCTCGGCGGCCTCCCCGCTGTCGCGGCCGCGGGCCCGGGAGGTGACTCACCCTCCTCGGCCGGGGGCGCGCCGTCGGGCGTGGCGGCCACGGGCCCGACGGCGGTCGGCCAGGTCGACGCGCCCGTGCCGCAGATCGCGTGGGGGCCGTGCGAGGGCGACGGCGTCGAGGCGTTCGAGTGCGCGAGCGTCGAGGTCCCGACCGACTACGACAACCCGCAGGGCCGGACGACGACGATCGGTCTGACGCGGCTGCCCGCGACCGACGCGGACGCACGTATCGGGAGCCTCTTCACCAACTTCGGGGGACCGGGAGGCCCGGGCGTCGAGACGCTGCACCTGCTCGGCGGTTCGCTGTTCGACGACGACGTGCTCGCCCGGTTCGACGTCGTCGGGTTCGACCCGCGCGCCGTGGGGACGTCCGACCCCGCGACGTGCTTCCGCGACGCCGAGCGCGAGAGCGCGTTCCTGGCAGGCCTCCCCGCATTCCCGGTCGACGACCGCGAGGAGATCCGCTACCTCGGGCAGATGGCCGCGTTCGGGGCGTCCTGCACGGTCTTCTCGGGCGACCGCATCGCGCACTCGTCGACGGCGAACGTCGCGCGCGACATGGACCTGCTGCGCCAGGCCGTGGGGGACGAGCAGCTCAGCTATGTCGGCTACTCGTACGGCACCGTGCTCGGCGCGACGTACGCCGCGCTGTTCCCCGACCGCGTCCGCGCGATGGTGCTCGACGGCACGATGGACGTCGACGCGTGGTCCGGGGTCGGGTCGCGCGAGCTCGTCGGGGCGCGCATCGGCCAGGCCGCGGGGGCGACGGAGACGTTCGACGAGTTCGCACGGCTGTGCGGCGAGGCCGGGCAGACGGGCTGCGCGCTCGCGTCGCTCGGCGACCCGGCCGAGGTCGTCGAGGCCACGTACGCCGCGCTGCGCGAGGCGCCGGTCGACGTGCCGATGCCGGACGGGACGTCGGTGCCGATCGGCTACCCGGACACGGTCGCGCTCGTCTTCCAGTACCTCTACGAGCCAGTCGCGTGGGGCGACCTGGACCTGACGCTCGCGTCGCTCGCGGTGCTGAGCGGCGCCGTCGAGCCGCCGCCCGCCCCCGAGCAGCAGCCGCGCGCGACGAGCACGCTGCCGTCGCTCGGCGAGCTCCTGCGCCGTGCCGGGTTCGCCGAGGACTACGCCTCGGTGGGCGGTGCGCTCGCGAGCCTGTGCGTCGACACGACGACGCCCGGCCGCCCGTGGGAGTACCCCGCCAAGGTCGACGCGCTCGACGCGCAGTACCCGCACTTCGGCCGCTTCCGCGGGTGGGTGGGCGTGCAGTGCGAGTTCGTCCCGGTCGAGGACCGCGACGCGTTCACCGGGCCGTGGGACCAGACGACGGACGCGCCCGTCCTCGTGGTCGGCACCCGGTTCGACCCGGCGACGCCCTACGGGTTCACGCAGCCGTACGCCGACCGCTGGCCGGACGCGCGCGTGCTCACGGTCGAGGGCTGGGGCCACACGATCATCGGCAAGAGCGCGTGCGCCGACGCCGCGGTCGCGCGCTACCTGGTGGACCTCGACGCGACCGACGGCGCGACGTGCGCGCAGGACGTCGTGCCGTTCCAGGGCCCGTCCGTGCCGCTCGGAGAGGCGATGCGACTCCCGGTGACGTGA
- a CDS encoding DNA alkylation repair protein, with translation MPPYTTATDFRADLLARATAAQRRAYTRYFPGDDTLAGVRMGDVFTLAKSALEMPVDQIELLLEDRVHEVRAGGCSIMGKSATARRVTVERHAELVELFLRRHDRIDTWDLVDLTAYQVLGSWLLDRPRDVLDDLARAPDWPRRRSAIVATAAFLRRGQVDDTFRLSEVLVDDPEHYVQKGVGWMLRHAGDVEPERLRAFLEEHAATMPRDVLRAAVEKLPPAERKEWLAR, from the coding sequence ATGCCGCCGTACACGACGGCGACCGACTTCCGCGCCGACCTGCTCGCGCGCGCCACCGCGGCCCAGCGCCGCGCCTACACGCGGTACTTCCCCGGCGACGACACGCTCGCCGGCGTGCGCATGGGAGACGTGTTCACGCTCGCGAAGAGCGCGCTCGAGATGCCCGTCGACCAGATCGAGCTGCTGCTCGAGGACCGCGTCCACGAGGTCCGCGCCGGAGGCTGCTCGATCATGGGCAAGTCGGCGACGGCTCGCCGCGTGACCGTCGAGCGGCACGCGGAGCTCGTCGAGCTGTTCCTGCGCCGCCACGACCGGATCGACACGTGGGACCTCGTGGACCTCACCGCGTACCAGGTGCTCGGGTCGTGGCTCCTCGACCGGCCGCGCGACGTCCTCGACGACCTCGCGCGCGCCCCGGACTGGCCGCGGCGTCGCTCCGCGATCGTCGCGACGGCCGCGTTCCTGCGGCGCGGGCAGGTCGACGACACGTTCCGGCTCTCGGAGGTGCTCGTCGACGACCCGGAGCACTACGTGCAGAAGGGCGTCGGGTGGATGCTGCGCCACGCGGGCGACGTCGAGCCCGAGCGGCTGCGCGCGTTCCTCGAGGAGCACGCCGCGACGATGCCGCGCGACGTGCTGCGTGCCGCGGTGGAGAAGCTGCCGCCCGCCGAGCGCAAGGAGTGGCTCGCGCGCTGA
- a CDS encoding MFS transporter codes for MTAPFRPGTIREAMGGIVALGLATFVAITTELVPVGLLPLLSADLDVTESVAGLLVTAYAVMVAALAVPLTLGTARLPRKGLLLTTLGLYTVSNVLVAVAPTFAVVAAARALGGASHAVFFSVSIGYASRLVLPHLTGRALSLVTAGAAVGFVLGVPLTTTLGTAIGWRPAFGVLAGACALATVLIAFLLPPVPGGGAPPSDATSASRRSALAVATTTNSLVYLGQYTVYTFVSLLLLGAGLQESALGPALLVLGALGLVGTAFAAARLDHRPRRTTVVTLVAVVAGMLAVGLAFPATVGVLVAIGVWSAGFGAVAPVFQAAAIRAHGASPDLTGALVNATSNVGIGGGAALGALVLARSGLDVVPFVGAGIVAAALVVVLVARRTFPATPTAAVADATVADATEPEMPSEREHPHA; via the coding sequence ATGACCGCCCCCTTCCGACCCGGCACGATCCGCGAGGCGATGGGCGGCATCGTCGCCCTGGGCCTCGCGACGTTCGTGGCGATCACGACCGAGCTCGTGCCCGTCGGGCTGCTGCCCCTCCTCAGCGCGGACCTGGACGTCACGGAGTCCGTCGCAGGGCTGCTCGTGACGGCGTACGCGGTCATGGTCGCGGCGCTCGCCGTGCCGCTGACGCTCGGGACGGCCCGGCTCCCGCGCAAGGGCCTGCTCCTGACGACGCTCGGGCTCTACACCGTGAGCAACGTGCTCGTCGCCGTCGCGCCGACGTTCGCTGTCGTCGCGGCGGCGCGGGCCCTGGGCGGCGCGTCGCACGCGGTGTTCTTCTCCGTGAGCATCGGGTACGCGTCGCGACTCGTGCTGCCGCACCTCACGGGGCGCGCGCTCTCGCTCGTCACCGCGGGCGCGGCCGTCGGGTTCGTGCTCGGCGTCCCGCTCACGACGACGCTCGGCACCGCGATCGGCTGGCGTCCCGCGTTCGGCGTCCTCGCGGGAGCGTGCGCGCTCGCCACCGTGCTCATCGCGTTCCTGCTGCCGCCCGTGCCGGGGGGCGGCGCTCCGCCGTCGGACGCGACGAGCGCGAGCCGGCGCTCCGCGCTCGCGGTGGCCACGACCACCAACTCCCTCGTGTACCTGGGCCAGTACACGGTCTACACGTTCGTGTCGCTCCTGCTCCTGGGCGCGGGCCTGCAGGAGTCGGCGCTCGGCCCGGCGCTCCTCGTGCTCGGGGCGCTCGGGCTCGTCGGCACGGCGTTCGCCGCCGCACGCCTCGACCACCGGCCGCGCCGGACGACGGTCGTCACGCTGGTCGCCGTCGTGGCGGGCATGCTCGCGGTGGGACTGGCGTTCCCCGCGACCGTCGGGGTGCTCGTCGCGATCGGGGTGTGGAGCGCGGGGTTCGGCGCGGTCGCGCCGGTGTTCCAGGCCGCGGCCATCCGCGCGCACGGCGCGTCGCCGGACCTCACCGGGGCACTCGTCAACGCGACGTCGAACGTCGGCATCGGCGGGGGCGCCGCGCTCGGCGCGCTCGTGCTCGCACGGTCCGGGCTCGACGTCGTCCCGTTCGTCGGGGCGGGGATCGTCGCCGCCGCGCTCGTGGTGGTCCTCGTCGCGCGACGCACGTTCCCCGCGACACCGACCGCGGCGGTGGCGGACGCGACGGTGGCGGACGCGACGGAGCCGGAAATGCCCTCCGAGCGGGAGCACCCGCACGCCTAG
- a CDS encoding MFS transporter: MATLSPSRVPVDRGRQALWAGLAVALTAVNLRTAVTGFTPLLETIGADLGYGVAVAGLLGTVPAVSFGLFGFLAPVVTRRFGLERTAAVALGLTALSLVLRALSPTTTLLVASTVLALAGIGAANVVIVPLVKAWFPDRIALWTSLYLILMQTGQFVAPLLAVPVAEATTWRFSVGIWAGPAALAAVVWLVLATRLPADHHAPAATAASGTRPRIGRSSTVWGLVVLFAAISWSNYGIIPWVPAVLTDAGGSAALGGTMVALYSAWGMAAALVVPHLATRMANPFVVVVVCAVVLVAGYLGLLLSPLDGTVLWMCALGIGVSTFPLCMTLINRRTRTPQSASAVSGFVQGIGYALACLGPIGLGLLREATGSWSVPLLVLAATAVPGVVGGWFACRPRFVEDAAPSAPEPVADRLPSR, translated from the coding sequence GTGGCGACCCTCTCCCCCTCGCGCGTCCCCGTGGACCGCGGCCGTCAGGCCCTCTGGGCCGGTCTCGCCGTCGCGCTGACGGCGGTCAACCTCCGGACGGCCGTCACAGGGTTCACCCCGCTCCTGGAGACCATCGGCGCGGACCTCGGCTACGGCGTGGCGGTGGCCGGGCTGCTCGGCACCGTGCCCGCGGTGTCGTTCGGTCTCTTCGGGTTCCTGGCCCCGGTGGTGACGAGGCGGTTCGGGCTCGAGCGCACCGCGGCGGTGGCGCTGGGCCTGACCGCGCTCTCGCTCGTGCTGCGGGCGCTCTCGCCCACGACCACGCTGCTCGTGGCGTCGACCGTGCTCGCCCTCGCCGGGATCGGAGCCGCGAACGTCGTGATCGTCCCCCTGGTGAAGGCCTGGTTCCCCGACCGGATCGCGCTGTGGACGTCGCTCTACCTGATCCTCATGCAGACCGGGCAGTTCGTCGCCCCGCTCCTGGCCGTCCCGGTCGCCGAGGCGACGACCTGGCGGTTCTCCGTCGGGATCTGGGCCGGCCCCGCGGCGCTGGCCGCCGTCGTCTGGCTCGTCCTGGCGACCCGGCTCCCCGCCGACCACCACGCGCCCGCCGCCACCGCCGCGTCCGGGACGAGGCCGCGGATCGGCCGGTCGTCGACCGTCTGGGGTCTCGTGGTCCTCTTCGCGGCGATCTCGTGGTCCAACTACGGGATCATCCCCTGGGTCCCGGCCGTCCTCACCGACGCGGGCGGCAGCGCCGCGCTCGGCGGCACCATGGTCGCCCTCTACTCCGCCTGGGGCATGGCCGCCGCGCTGGTCGTGCCGCACCTGGCCACGCGGATGGCGAACCCGTTCGTCGTGGTCGTCGTGTGCGCGGTCGTCCTCGTGGCCGGGTACCTCGGCCTGCTCCTGTCCCCGCTCGACGGCACCGTGCTGTGGATGTGCGCGCTCGGGATCGGGGTGAGCACGTTCCCCCTGTGCATGACCCTCATCAACCGGCGGACCAGGACGCCGCAGTCCGCCTCGGCAGTCTCGGGCTTCGTCCAGGGGATCGGGTACGCGCTCGCGTGCCTCGGCCCGATCGGCCTCGGCCTGCTGCGCGAGGCGACCGGGTCGTGGTCCGTCCCGCTCCTCGTGCTCGCCGCGACCGCCGTCCCCGGCGTGGTCGGCGGCTGGTTCGCGTGCCGCCCGCGCTTCGTGGAGGACGCCGCCCCGTCGGCTCCCGAACCCGTCGCCGACCGGCTGCCGTCCCGCTGA
- a CDS encoding nuclear transport factor 2 family protein gives MSDVSDAEHRATFAGILRAWGDALVANDPAAIDAFVEPGWVLVGTDGNAQERDGFLAVVASGELVHTEMSSELVAASVHDDVAVTLARGVSAGTWRGTPFRDVEWSVDTFVRRRAAWRCVHTAIVPAVVD, from the coding sequence GTGAGCGACGTGAGTGACGCGGAGCACCGCGCGACCTTTGCGGGGATCCTGCGCGCGTGGGGCGACGCGCTCGTCGCGAACGACCCCGCCGCGATCGACGCGTTCGTCGAGCCCGGCTGGGTGCTCGTCGGCACGGACGGGAACGCGCAGGAGCGCGACGGCTTCCTCGCGGTCGTCGCGTCGGGCGAGCTCGTGCACACGGAGATGTCGTCCGAGCTCGTCGCGGCGAGCGTGCACGACGACGTCGCCGTCACCCTCGCGCGCGGCGTCTCCGCGGGCACGTGGCGGGGGACGCCGTTCCGTGACGTGGAGTGGTCGGTCGACACGTTCGTCCGGCGCAGGGCCGCCTGGCGCTGCGTCCACAC
- a CDS encoding DUF6993 domain-containing protein, whose protein sequence is MATPDLDDPTTDGTSRLGRAVVGVVVGIAIFAFVGVVGYFLFVSYAMQQWADSYDSPQPQVTATAEDTTAVGTETGLDASNEAYRQRAGTPESDAEAALSVPAVQAALDPVADGTAVDGDEVWDALVAAGFEHVQTSDRTASGEVSPVVGVGVSVPGGCVYGAVAPDAVTLDAGGPIADGGCLEMPSH, encoded by the coding sequence ATGGCCACCCCGGACCTGGACGACCCCACCACGGACGGCACGTCGCGCCTCGGGCGCGCGGTCGTCGGCGTGGTCGTGGGGATCGCGATCTTCGCGTTCGTGGGGGTCGTGGGGTACTTCCTCTTCGTGTCGTACGCGATGCAGCAGTGGGCGGACTCGTACGACTCCCCGCAGCCCCAGGTCACGGCGACGGCCGAGGACACGACCGCCGTCGGGACGGAGACCGGGCTCGACGCGTCCAACGAGGCGTACCGGCAGCGGGCGGGCACGCCCGAGAGCGACGCCGAGGCCGCGCTCTCGGTCCCCGCGGTCCAGGCTGCGCTCGACCCCGTCGCGGACGGGACCGCGGTCGACGGCGACGAGGTCTGGGACGCTCTCGTCGCCGCGGGCTTCGAGCACGTGCAGACCTCCGACCGGACGGCGAGCGGAGAGGTCTCGCCGGTCGTGGGCGTGGGCGTGTCCGTCCCCGGCGGCTGCGTGTACGGGGCGGTCGCGCCCGACGCCGTCACGCTCGACGCGGGCGGACCGATCGCCGACGGCGGGTGCCTGGAGATGCCGTCGCACTGA